One Pochonia chlamydosporia 170 chromosome 5, whole genome shotgun sequence DNA segment encodes these proteins:
- a CDS encoding pre-rRNA-processing protein (similar to Metarhizium robertsii ARSEF 23 XP_007816418.1) has translation MPAPTALKKADDAPLEPIDASLQAQDNDDDYLLGEAGSELVDGEIAPLTNELEEDSMAIDEEGRPRFAPSRDIDPVTRVETRKIPVPPHRMTPLKQAWPSIYPPLVEHLKLQCRMNIKRKAVELRTSQHTTDSGALQKGEDFVKAFTLGFDVDDAVALLRLDDLYIETFEIKDVRTMHGDSQARAIGRIAGKDGKTKFAIENASRTRIVLADSKIHILGGFKNIHMARESVVSLILGKPPGKVYGNLRTVAARMKERF, from the exons ATGCCTGCCCCAACGGCATTGAAAAAGGCCGACGATGCCCCGCTTGAGCCCATAGATGCTTCGCTTCAGGCTCAAG ATAACGATGACGATTATCTCCTTGGCGAGGCTGGCTCCGAGCTGGTGGATGGAGAGATTGCGCCGTTGACGAACGAATTGGAGGAAGATTCAATGGCAATCGATGAAGAGGGCCGACCGCGATTTGCTCCATCTAGAGATATC GATCCCGTCACAAGAGTAGAGACTCGAAAGATTCCAGTGCCGCCTCATCGCATGACGCCCCTGAAACAAGCCTGGCCGTCGATTTATCCTCCCCTTGTTGAGCACCTTAAGCTACAGTGCCGAATGAATATCAAACGCAAGGCGGTAGAGTTGAGAACGTCACAGCATACAACCGATTCTGGGGCTTTGCAAAAGGGTGAAGACTTTGTAAAGGCATTCACTCTTGGTTTCGACGTGGACGACGCTGTTGCCTTGCTCAGATTGGATGATTTGTATATCGAAACTTTCGAAATCAAAGACGTCAGAACGATGCATGGTGACAGCCAAGCCCGTGCGATTGGTCGCATTGCTGGCAAGGATGGAAAGACCAAATTCGCAATTGAGAACGCCAGCAGAACACGGATTGTATTGGCCGACTCAAAAATTCATATTCTAGGTGGATTCAAGAACATCCATATGGCACGAGAGTCAGTGGTGAGCTTGATTCTCGGCAAACCTCCCGGCAAGGTGTATGGAAACCTGAGAACCGTGGCTGCAAGGATGAAGGAAAGGTTTTGA
- a CDS encoding mitochondrion biogenesis protein (similar to Coccidioides immitis RS XP_001243371.1) has protein sequence MSKAISSRLLGSQVWSQRPAPPGASVFQMLPFQRLNQQTQSMSICRKAMISSHRRQIRTETIQRCSQSHLTRRNLDWTIPNRYLLSTLRHQARPLTSPRNRLVHTSIGLLQYQQRSYSNVRKQTQEHQSSRKPYDGPEGTQTPPNQRQQTAPEQPTSEADVESIASSVSKYLHLPKLPHRPTKEELLAAANGFWERLKVRFKWMSIRSMRPWNADEWGAFVSWFMLGHIVWVLVGTTTFFSLLIFSINTVFAQETLAKWVGDYLTQSAGVTVVFESAIVPKWKNGVIAFRNVFVSRRPGQAKSSVSKGSSDAAAVAAAGRQAQLAESSDPEDDGNYTQFDVTIANVNVTLSFLNWWNGKGLLKDVEVNGVRGVVDRTSVQWPVEEIDPLSYRHEHQPGDFEIESFKLEDLLLTIHQPDDFRPFSVSIYSCELPRLRKQWLFYDFLSANHMSGSFDGSLFTIHPRQVHGIVSRQDQGAMLGLGEENAWKKFSRLRIDGLRIDHLNRGVEGPFGWIYEGNVDIVADVMLPAETDEGITKVMTDFYDQLEEVVILNKQRLLPNSTDNSPVLVQSGHLSEAGHVDAPEISDDGEGGEEDRRYLIMDMRIHMNDVKAAVPLFTRDISYVNQALVRPIVAYINAKKTYIPISCRIVKRLSDFDGSWSVFDCGLMNDASVETYDAFAKDVEDQQSRVRRFKKVGFWTLSLAVHALFMGMAGNVV, from the exons ATGTCTAAGGCCATTTCATCAAGGCTGCTAGGGAGCCAGGTTTGGTCACAGCGCCCGGCGCCTCCTGGAGCTAGTGTCTTCCAAATGCTGCCCTTTCAGCGGCTTAACCAACAAACGCAGTCAATGTCGATATGTCGAAAAGCAATGATATCGAGTCATAGGCGCCAAATCCGGACAGAAACCATTCAGCGCTGTTCGCAATCGCACTTGACGAGACGCAACCTTGATTGGACAATACCGAATCGATACTTACTGTCGACCTTGCGACACCAAGCACGGCCGCTTACTAGTCCCCGTAACAGGCTGGTGCATACTTCAATAGGACTCCTACAGTATCAGCAGCGTAGCTATTCTAATGTGCGAAAACAGACCCAAGAACATCAATCTTCAAGGAAACCTTACGACGGCCCAGAAGGAACCCAAACTCCACCGAACCAAAGACAACAGACAGCACCAGAACAGCCGACCAGTGAAGCCGATGTCGAATCAATAGCGTCCTCGGTCTCCAAGTATCTTCATCTGCCGAAATTGCCACATAGACCAACAAAAGAAGAGCTCCTTGCTGCCGCGAATGGATTCTGGGAAAGGCTCAAAGTTCGTTTCAAATGGATGTCCATCAGGAGCATGCGCCCATGGAACGCCGATGAATGGGGTGCCTTTGTGTCATGGTTCATGTTGGGACATATTGTCTGGGTTCTGGTTGGGACGACAActttcttctctcttcttatcttctccatcaacacagTGTTTGCACAAG AAACTCTTGCAAAGTGGGTTGGCGATTATTTGACGCAATCTGCTGGCGTTACAGTGGTATTCGAGTCAGCCATTGTTCCGAAATGGAAAAACGGAGTGATTGCATTTCGCAACGTGTTTGTTTCTCGTCGCCCTGGACAGGCCAAGTCCTCGGTAAGCAAGGGCTCGTCAGATGCAGCCGCGGTGGCAGCTGCCGGACGCCAGGCTCAACTTGCTGAATCTTCTGACCCGGAAGATGACGGCAATTATACACAATTCGATGTAACCATTGCCAATGTCAACGTCACCTTGTCGTTCCTCAATTGGTGGAACGGCAAGGGTTTATTGAAAGACGTTGAGGTGAATGGAGTTAGGGGAGTTGTAGATCGCACTTCAGTGCAATGGCCGGTTGAGGAAATAGATCCGCTATCATACAGGCACGAACACCAACCGGGAGATTTTGAAATAGAGTCCTTCAAACTGGAGGACCTCTTGTTGACGATTCACCAACCTGACGATTTTCGGCCATTTTCTGTCAGCATATATTCCTGCGAGCTTCCCCGGTTGCGAAAGCAATGGCTGTTCTACGACTTCTTATCCGCCAATCACATGTCTGGATCATTTGATGGATCGCTTTTTACGATACACCCACGACAAGTTCATGGCATCGTCTctcgccaagatcaaggtGCCATGCTGGGCTTGGGAGAAGAAAACGCCTGGAAGAAATTCAGCAGGCTTCGCATTGATGGACTGAGGATTGATCATTTAAATCGAGGGGTAGAAGGCCCTTTTGGCTGGATTTACGAGGGAAATGTCGACATTGTTGCTGATGTAATGCTGCCTGCCGAGACAGACGAAGGAATCACCAAAGTCATGACTGATTTTTATGACCAGTTGGAGGAAGTGGTCATCTTGAACAAGCAGCGTTTACTACCAAACTCTACCGACAACAGTCCCGTCCTGGTCCAGTCCGGCCATCTATCAGAAGCAGGACATGTCGATGCTCCTGAAATTagcgatgatggcgaaggaggcgaggaagatCGCCGTTATCTTATCATGGACATGCGAATTCACATGAATGACGTGAAGGCTGCTGTACCTCTCTTCACAAGAGATATATCCTATGTCAACCAGGCGCTTGTGCGGCCAATCGTGGCATacatcaacgccaagaaGACTTATATCCCAATATCTTGCCGCATTGTCAAGCGTCTCAGTGATTTCGACGGAAGTTGGAGCGTCTTTGACTGCGGCTTAATGAATGATGCATCAGTCGAAACGTacgatgcctttgccaaggacGTCGAAGATCAACAGAGCCGCGTACGTCGGTTCAAGAAGGTTGGCTTCTGGACATTATCTCTAGCTGTTCACGCTCTATTCATGGGCATGGCAGGTAATGTGGTTTGA
- a CDS encoding eukaryotic translation initiation factor 3 subunit EifCj (similar to Metarhizium acridum CQMa 102 XP_007810937.1), with protein MPARKQWDEEDSDSSTPPSSPPVTAARRRQFDDEEDDSDVLESWDAAEDSEVEREKERKAAEAKAKVAAEAAANKKSKAQRIAEHQAGRARQRAEDDEESEDDETEAERRERLRRTEQEADLRHAEDLFGGVGISSGRKAPTIGAAIIVDEQDPTKTVNLASLPLFNPQTKKQFELLRTTLAPIVNGNTKKAHYGLFLEEFAKDLAKELSSDQVKKVASALTRLSNEKMKEEKASDKTGKKTKAAKTKTSLVTNRANATDVSTYDEDAFGDDDFM; from the exons ATGCCAGCCCGAAAGCAGTGGG ACGAAGAGGACAGCGACTCCAGCactcctccttcatctcctcctgTCACTGCCGCGCGTCGACGCcagtttgacgatgaagaagacgataGCGAT GTCCTTGAATCCTGGGATGCTGCTGAGGATTCCGAGGTAGAACGCGAGAAGGAACGCAAGGCtgccgaagccaaggccaaggtcgCCGCAGAAGCCGCCGCGAATAAGAAGTCCAAGGCCCAGCGCATCGCTGAGCATCAGGCCGGTCGGGCTCGTCAACgcgccgaggatgacgaagaaagtgaagacgacgagacCGAAGCCGAGCGCCGCGAAAGACTTCGTCGCACAGAGCAGGAGGCTGATTTGCGCCATGCTGAGGACCTCTTCGGCGGCGTAGGCATCAGCAGTGGTCGCAAGGCACCGACCATCGGTGCCGCGATCATCGTCGACGAGCAGGACCCTACCAAGACTGTAAACCTCGCTTCTCTGCCACTTTTCAATCCTCAGACCAAGAAACAGTTCGAGCTTCTGCGAACAACGCTTGCACCGATAGTCAATGGAAATACCAAGAAGGCTCACTATGGATTGTTCTTGGAAGAGTTTGCCAAAGATTTAGCCAAGGAACTCTCAAGCGATCAAGTGAAAAAGGTTGCCAGTGCACTTACTCGCCTTAGCAAtgagaagatgaaggaagaaaaggctTCTGATAAAACtggcaagaagaccaaggccgccaagaccaagacctCACTTGTCACCAACCGTGCCAACGCCACGGATGTATCAACATACGACGAGGACGCGTTTGGGGA TGATGATTTCATGTGA
- a CDS encoding arginyl-tRNA synthetase (similar to Aspergillus terreus NIH2624 XP_001208759.1) → MAQMNIMDQLAQRVEGLSLAGLAQKYPTAHPEINPLDLYRAHLSDVMSKISGVETSIIYPVVMWTQGLDKGDFVVAVPALRIKGQKPDVLAQEWAEKFPEDDPLFKKPALSGHFMSFFLKGEPLVESIIPLVRKAGKSFGKNHFNGLRDPKDPASGQKRIIVEFSSPNVAKPFHAGHLRSTIIGSFIANVYEASGWDVIRMNYLGDWGKQYGLLALAYERNGDEEALKKNPIDHLFKLYVQINAEMSAEKEAIEEQKKEGKDVSAMEANSLDEQARQYFKRMTDRDEAVLDQWQRFRDLSIARYKETYSRLNIQFDEFSGESQVSEESMAKVAEEMKEKDISREDKGAVLVDFTQLLPGKEGKRLGTTVLRKRDGTALYLTRDVCELLGRYEKYKFDHMIYVVASQQDLHLKQLFQIIELLGYKDIAKKCQHINFGLVLGMSTRRGTVKFLDDILKDCADHMHETMKKNEEKYAQIENPVATADTLGISSVMCQDMSGKRINNYTFNMDAMTSFEGDTGPYLQYAHARLCSIKRRANLTDEDLDSANLSLLKEDYAVNIVRMLVQWPDVLQNALKTLEPTNVLTYLFRMTHVISSSYDHLQVVGSERELMKARMALYDAARSTLANGMRILGLTPLERM, encoded by the exons ATGGCCCAGATGAACATTATGGACCAGCTTGCCCAACGGGTTGAAGGGTTATCGCTCGCCGGCCTCGCGCAGAAGTATCCAACTGCCCACCCTGAGATCAATCCCCTTGACCTATATCGGGCACATCTTAGCGATGTCATGTCCAAGATATCCGGCGTCGAGACCTCCATCATTTATCCTGTGGTGATGTGGACTCAGGGTCTTGACAAGGGTGATTTCGTCGTGGCAGTTCCTGCACTCCGGATCAAGGGCCAAAAACCTGACGTCTTGGCCCAAGAGTGGGCCGAGAAG TTCCCTGAGGACGACCCTCTGTTCAAAAAGCCTGCACTTAGCGGACACTTCATGTCCTTCTTTCTCAAGGGAGAACCCCTTGTCGAATCCATCATTCCTTTGGTGAGGAAAGCCGGAAAGAGCTTCG GTAAAAACCATTTCAACGGTCTTCGGGATCCCAAAGACCCTGCCTCTGGCCAGAAACGCATT ATCGTTGAATTCAGCTCCCcaaatgttgccaagccGTTTCACGCCGGTCATCTTCGATCTACCATTATTGGCAGTTTCATTGCCAACGTCTACGAGGCAAGTGGATGGGACGTCATCAGGATGAACT ACCTCGGAGATTGGGGCAAGCAATATGGACTATTGGCTCTGGCGTACGAGCGAAATGGGGATGAGGAAGCACTCAAGAAGAACCCCATTGACCACCTGTTTAAGCTGTACGTCCAGATCAACGCAGAGATGAGCGCTGAGAAGGAAGCTATtgaggagcagaagaaggagggcAAAGATGTTAGTGCCATGGAAGCCAACAGCCTCGATGAGCAAGCCCGCCAATACTTTAAGCGCATG ACCGACAGGGATGAGGCTGTCCTTGACCAATGGCAGCGATTCAGGGACCTTAGCATCGCTCGATATAAAG AAACATACTCTCGCCTTAACATCCAGTTTGACGAATTCAGTG GTGAAAGCCAGGTATCTGAGGAGTCAATGGCCAAAGTGgcagaggagatgaaggagaaggacatTTCTCGAGAAGACAAAGGTGCTGTTCTGGTGGATTTTACGCAGCTCCTCCCTGGCAAGGAGGGGAAGAGGCTCGGAACCACCGTTCTCCG GAAACGAGATGGCACAGCACTCTATCTGACTCGTGACGTCTGCGAATTACTTGGGCGT TATGAGAAGTACAAGTTCGACCACATGATTTATGTTGTTGCAAGCCAACAGGACCTCCATCTTAAACAACTCTTCCAGATCATCGAGCTACTCGGATATAAAGACATTGCCAAAAAGTGTCAGCACATTAATTTTGGACTGGTCTTGGGCATGAGCACGCGAAGGGGAACTGTCAAATT CTTGGATGATATTCTAAAGGACTGCGCGGATCATATGCACGAgaccatgaagaagaatgaagaGAAGTACGCTCAGATTGAGAACCCAGTGGCCACGGCAGACACTCTCGGTATCAGCAGTGTGATGTGCCAGGACATGAGTGGAAAGAG GATAAACAACTACACATTCAACATGGATGCCATGACCTCTTTTGAAGGCGACACTGGTCCTTATCTTCAGTATGCACATGCCCGACTTTGCTCTATCAAGCGTCGTGCGAACCTCACGGACGAAGATTTGGACAGTGCCAACTTGTCCCTGTTGAAGGAGGATTATGCTGTCAACATTGTGCGCATGCTGGTACAATGGCCGGACgttttgcaaaatgctcTGAAGACATTGGAACCAACAAACGTCCTCACATATCTGTTCCGAATGACGCATGTTATCAGCAGCAGTTATGACCACCTGCAAGTTGTTGGTAGTGAACGGGAGCTAATGAAGGCCCGTATGGCACTATATGACGCGGCACGATCTACGTTGGCGAATGGAATGCGCATTCTGGGTCTGACGCCACTTGAAAG GATGTAA
- a CDS encoding alternative oxidase (similar to Metarhizium acridum CQMa 102 XP_007810939.1), whose amino-acid sequence MISTTVQSRAHVSRQAIKLARSANHALVGSPLGLRLTCLSAAQQRQIIASPRLFSTTPRNNLKDFFPAKDTPHIQTTKAAWPHHGYTMEEMVAVEPAHRQPRNFSDWAAWKIVRFARFWMDKATGMGRDQQVDKKNPTTSVVAEKPLTEAQWLIRFVFLESIAGVPGMVGGMLRHLSSLRRMKRDNGWIETLLEESYNERMHLLTFMKMCEPGWFMKLMIIGAQGVFFNALFITYLLHPRIVHRFVGYLEEEAVHTYTRALREIDDGHLPKWADPKFEIPDIAVQYWNMPEGNRTMKDLILYIRADEAGHRGVNHTLGNLNQKEDPNPFVSTFKDREVPKPALKATGYERSDVI is encoded by the exons ATGATTTCCACCACAGTCCAAAGTCGAGCTCATGTGTCACGGCAGGCCATCAAGCTAGCCCGGTCCGCGAACCATGCTCTTGTCGGATCACCACTCGGTCTTCGATTGACCTGTCTGAGCGCAGCCCAGCAACGCCAGATAATCGCCTCGCCGCGACTCTTCTCCACGACACCCAGAAACAACCTCAAGGACTTCTTCCCCGCCAAAGACACGCCGCACATTCAAACAACAAAGGCAGCATGGCCGCACCATGGATATACCATGGAGGAAATGGTGGCCGTAGAACCCGCTCACCGCCAGCCCCGAAACTTTAGTGACTGGGCGGCGTGGAAGATTGTGCGGTTTGCGCGTTTCTGGATGGACAAGGCGACGGGGATGGGCAGGGACCAGCAGGTCGATAAAAAGAACCCGACTACATCTGTAGTAGCAGAGAAACCACTCACCGAAGCACAATGG CTCATCCGGTTCGTGTTCCTTGAAAGCATCGCCGGCGTCCCAGGAATGGTAGGCGGTATGCTCCGTCACCTCAGCAGCTTGCGCCGCATGAAGCGTGATAACGGGTGGATCGAGACGCTTCTAGAAGAGAGCTACAACGAGAGAATGCACCTCTTGACATTCATGAAGATGTGCGAGCCGGGCTGGTTCATGAAGCTCATGATCATCGGTGCCCAGggcgtcttcttcaacgccctCTTCATCACATACCTCCTGCACCCGCGGATCGTCCATAGATTCGTCGGATAcctggaagaagaagccgtcCACACGTATACCCGGGCTCTTCGCGAAATCGACGACGGTCACTTACCAAAGTGGGCTGATCCAAAGTTTGAAATCCCCGATATTGCCGTCCAG TACTGGAACATGCCCGAAGGTAACCGTACCATGAAAGACCTCATCCTGTACATTCGCGCCGACGAAGCTGGCCACCGGGGCGTCAATCACACGCTGGGTAATCTGAACCAGAAGGAAGACCCGAATCCGTTCGTGAGCACCTTCAAGGACCGTGAAGTCCCTAAGCCGGCCTTGAAGGCTACAGGTTACGAGCGATCAGACGTCATTTGA
- a CDS encoding oocyte zinc finger protein XlCOF20 (similar to Verticillium alfalfae VaMs.102 XP_003003606.1) translates to MDQQPHNGLSSSASGQDKQPHINHSSLSPSGGGFAGPDDSSSVGLGLDLDAQPQQEQPNLNFAATGSDAGFGSFGSSTNFLDSQQASSQQAFSQASVSDPTVFDPGTSFGQQPTTGQGTDRPLSFDAQSQPSAAYLSPSLNDGDFSLFPSGSQGDHFNAPLFEQPSLNPNDINSMTSPQSHHTPTPPNLLQPDSLQPGSAHQSPSFSQHNQFSSPQSSHSRNVSLGPEAALLPSQIGDWSQPQFQGHRRSPSEYSDVSSVSPSPNLVSADSFDDHSGHSPLQRASDGSLYQDVLNIESFSIGDSTQHGRSPSHSPAISPRLNPQPLPEMHQSAFGLAPPSGGFGGGLGYHGMQLGNNSFPPLASQERSDMSHMAPPAINIDFAPNNAKQGPYESIKSHIDQDSLTPPDRGRPKSRPRSVTDPFHPGGVALGRPEKSASLSPTPHLSARSESSRSLSPLDRQATSSPSRRRQSTSAVPNNVIALRLADPDYQNSPESGSTKRVQKHPATFQCTLCPKRFTRAYNLRSHLRTHTDERPFVCTVCGKAFARQHDRKRHESLHSGEKRFVCKGDLKAGGQWGCGRRFARADALGRHFRSEAGRICIKPLLDEEIMERQRQWQEQRLQQNMAQNMAAPQMALDPATGYPMDASGNYALPAALLQQYPALAQMNWSTPDPGSTMEDDLSGRSSFDASDYDEGEEGGYVSGPGTGYGEGSLSQNFGEIGYASDFGGR, encoded by the exons ATGGATCAACAACCCCACAACGGCCTGTCGTCCTCGGCGTCCGGCCAGGACAAACAACCTCATATAAATCATTCTAGTCTCTCGCCCTCGGGAGGTGGTTTTGCTGGCCCAGACGACTCATCCTCCGTCGGGTTAGGCCTCGATCTCGATGCTCAACCGCAGCAGGAACAGCCGAACTTAAACTTTGCGGCAACTGGGTCGGACGCTGGGTTTGGCTCCTTTGGCTCGAGTACCAACTTCCTCGACTCACAGCAAGCTTCGTCTCAGCAGGCATTTAGCCAAGCCAGTGTCTCTGATCCGACTGTTTTTGACCCTGGCACCAGCTTCGGCCAACAGCCGACTACTGGTCAAGGTACTGACAGGCCACTGTCCTTTGATGCCCAGTCTCAACCCTCCGCTGCGTACCTATCTCCAAGTCTCAACGACGGAGATTTTTCCCTATTCCCTTCCGGCAGCCAGGGCGACCACTTCAACGCTCCTCTCTTTGAGCAGCCCAGCCTCAACCCGAACGATATTAACAGCATGACCTCACCTCAGTCCCATCATACGCCGACTCCTCCAAATTTGCTTCAGCCAGACAGTCTTCAACCTGGGTCTGCCCACCAGTCGCCTTCCTTCAGCCAACACAACCAGttctcttctcctcaaaGCAGTCACTCGAGGAACGTTTCTCTTGGACCCGAGGCTGCCCTCCTACCGAGCCAGATTGGCGACTGGTCCCAACCCCAGTTTCAGGGCCATCGTCGCAGTCCTTCTGAATATTCCGACGTTTCGTCCGTCTCTCCGTCCCCCAATCTCGTGAGCGCAGACTCGTTCGACGACCATTCCGGCCATTCGCCACTACAAAGAGCGTCAGACGGCAGTCTCTACCAAGACGTTTTGAACATCGAGTCCTTTAGCATTGGTGACAGTACTCAACACGGCCGAAGTCCATCGCATAGTCCCGCCATTAGCCCTAGGCTTAACCCTCAGCCATTACCTGAGATGCATCAATCAGCCTTTGGTTTGGCACCCCCatctggtggttttggtggcGGGTTGGGTTATCATGGCATGCAGCTCGGCAATAATTCATTCCCCCCACTGGCTTCCCAAGAGCGAAGTGACATGTCTCACATGGCTCCtccagccatcaacatcgacTTTGCGCCTAATAACGCAAAGCAAGGCCCGTACGAGTCAATCAAATCTCATATAGACCAGGACTCGTTGACTCCGCCTGATCGAG GCCGCCCAAAATCGCGCCCACGTTCTGTCACGGACCCTTTTCATCCTGGTGGTGTAGCATTGGGTCGACCGGAAAAGTCAGCCAGCCTTTCACCAACACCTCATCTTTCTGCGCGGTCAGAGTCCTCCCGTTCTTTATCACCTCTGGACAGGCAGGCTACTTCGTCACCCTCTCGTAGACGTCAGTCCACCTCTGCAGTCCCTAACAATGTGATCGCACTGCGGTTGGCAGACCCGGACTATCAAAATAGCCCGGAATCAGGCTCAACAAAGCGTGTACAAAAGCATCCTGCTACGTTCCAATGTACTTTGTGTCCTAAGCGATTTACACGAGCTTACAACTTGCGGTCTCACCTGCGAACACATACCGATGAACGTCCATTTGTATGTACAGTTTGTGGGAAAGCGTTCGCTCGCCAGCATGATCGAAAGAGACACGAAAGCCTCCATTCCGGCGAAAAGAGATTCGTCTGCAAGGGAGATTTGAAAGCAGGCGGCCAGTGGGGTTGTGGAAGACGCTTCGCGCGTGCTGACGCGCTGGGTCGCCATTTCCGATCTGAGGCTGGCCGCATTTGTATCAAGCCATTGCTGGACGAAGAGATAATGGAGCGTCAAAGACAGTGGCAAGAACAGCGCCTACAGCAAAACATGGCTCAGAACATGGCAGCGCCACAGATGGCCTTGGACCCAGCAACTGGATACCCCATGGACGCGAGCGGAAACTATGCTCTTCCGGCAGCCTTGTTGCAACAGTATCCTGCGCTGGCCCAGATGAATTGGTCCACTCCTGACCCAGGGTCTACAATGGAGGACGACCTCAGTGGTCGGTCGTCATTTGATGCAAGTGACTAcgatgaaggtgaagagggtGGCTATGTGAGCGGACCAGGAACAGGTTATGGGGAGGGCAGTTTGAGTCAGAATTTTGGAGAAATTGGCTATGCCAGCGATTTTGGCGGCCGTTAG